The following coding sequences lie in one Phragmitibacter flavus genomic window:
- a CDS encoding DUF1592 domain-containing protein: MNLARVHLLLLLGATLLASSSILASGNPDAATKPLQPFLQSNCFECHDADVQKGGLDLTALSWDPANRANYDKWILIHDRVRDGEMPPAKQDRPEPTALKDFTSRVSNALTQHSAKIQSATGRTILRRLNRTEHERTLQDLLGISIPLKDMLPEDPPMHGFDNVAEGLRLSTLHMEKYLEVADAALDEAINLTAKPEPKKNRYTYKDEKGVKENLALPDNPSPNPKDKYSRKRVVFRDLPDALVLFTAADYQLGLQQFRVQRTGNYRIRISAYAYQSAGTDVTLRLYTNNFREKRLLGFFDMPPDQPREIEFTGRIQKGEHLLFLPTGVGRDQDGKRLSDYETTTDFKGTGLAVQWIDVEGPLFDDETWPPKSLTDLFPNVPITPLDPKKHRTKDPGARAFEIAPTDPAASVVPVLERFATKAFRRPLDPGEIAPYADLVQTALTQGDKFEQAMRIGFRAILTSPSFLMFEERPGPLDDHALASRLSYFFWSSLPDDELLQLATAKKLRDPATLKAQTERLLNHPKSAAFVENFTGQWLDLRSIDATSPDARLYPEFEEMLKRAMVTESQEFFRELLTKNLPITNIIHSDFVMVNSRLAEHYNLPNVRGEQFRKVSLPPDSPRGGVITQAAVLKVTANGTTTSPVMRGTWVMKRLLGQPPQPPPANVGSIEPDTRGATTIRELLDKHRNVASCMGCHSKIDPPGFALENFDVIGGYRDRYRSQEKGDQPPGKFEGRSIWQYKLGPAVDSSGILPDGRTFTSIHDFKKLLLTQQEQITRALASKLLTYATGAGITFADRQPVEEILHRTTQQGSGLRTLIHEIVASPTFQTK, from the coding sequence GTGAACCTCGCACGCGTCCACCTCCTGCTGCTTCTAGGCGCCACCCTCCTGGCATCTTCCTCCATCCTCGCTTCAGGAAATCCCGACGCCGCCACCAAACCTCTCCAGCCCTTCCTCCAGTCAAACTGCTTCGAATGCCACGACGCCGACGTGCAGAAAGGCGGACTCGACCTCACCGCCCTCTCCTGGGACCCTGCCAACCGCGCCAACTATGACAAGTGGATCCTCATCCACGACCGCGTCCGCGACGGCGAAATGCCTCCCGCCAAACAAGACCGACCCGAGCCTACCGCCCTCAAAGACTTCACCAGCCGCGTCAGCAATGCCCTCACCCAGCACTCCGCCAAAATCCAGTCCGCCACCGGCCGCACCATCCTCCGCCGCCTCAACCGCACCGAACACGAACGCACCCTGCAAGATCTCCTCGGCATCTCCATCCCCTTGAAGGACATGCTCCCCGAAGACCCACCCATGCACGGCTTCGACAACGTCGCCGAAGGCCTCCGCCTCTCCACGCTGCACATGGAAAAATACCTCGAAGTCGCCGACGCCGCGCTCGACGAAGCCATCAACCTCACCGCCAAACCCGAACCCAAAAAAAACCGCTACACCTACAAGGACGAAAAAGGCGTCAAAGAAAACCTCGCCCTTCCCGACAACCCATCCCCCAATCCCAAGGACAAATACAGCCGCAAACGCGTCGTCTTCCGCGACCTCCCCGACGCCCTCGTTCTGTTCACCGCCGCCGACTACCAGCTCGGCCTCCAACAATTCCGCGTCCAGCGCACCGGCAACTACCGCATCCGCATCTCCGCCTACGCCTACCAAAGCGCCGGCACCGACGTCACCCTGCGACTCTACACCAACAACTTCCGCGAGAAACGTCTCCTCGGCTTCTTCGACATGCCCCCCGACCAGCCCCGCGAAATCGAATTCACCGGACGCATCCAAAAAGGCGAACACCTGCTCTTCCTCCCCACCGGCGTCGGTCGCGACCAGGACGGCAAAAGACTTTCCGACTACGAAACCACCACCGACTTCAAAGGCACCGGTCTCGCCGTGCAATGGATCGATGTCGAAGGCCCCCTGTTCGACGACGAAACCTGGCCACCAAAAAGCCTGACAGACCTCTTCCCCAACGTCCCCATCACCCCGCTCGATCCCAAAAAACACCGCACCAAAGATCCCGGTGCCCGCGCCTTCGAAATTGCCCCCACCGATCCCGCCGCCAGCGTCGTCCCCGTCCTTGAACGCTTCGCCACCAAAGCCTTCCGCCGTCCGCTCGACCCCGGCGAAATCGCCCCCTACGCCGACCTCGTTCAAACCGCCCTCACCCAGGGCGACAAGTTCGAACAAGCCATGCGCATCGGCTTCCGCGCCATCCTCACCTCCCCGTCCTTTCTGATGTTCGAGGAACGACCCGGCCCGCTCGACGACCACGCCCTCGCCTCGCGACTCTCCTATTTCTTCTGGAGTTCCCTGCCCGACGACGAACTCCTGCAACTCGCCACCGCCAAAAAACTCCGCGACCCCGCCACCCTCAAAGCCCAAACCGAACGCCTCCTCAACCACCCCAAATCAGCCGCCTTCGTCGAAAACTTCACCGGCCAGTGGCTCGACCTCCGCAGCATCGACGCCACCAGTCCCGATGCCCGGCTCTACCCCGAATTCGAGGAAATGCTCAAACGCGCCATGGTCACCGAAAGCCAGGAATTCTTCCGCGAACTCCTCACCAAAAACCTCCCCATCACCAACATCATCCACTCCGACTTCGTCATGGTGAACTCGCGCCTCGCCGAGCACTACAACCTCCCCAACGTGCGCGGCGAACAATTCCGCAAAGTCTCCCTCCCGCCCGACAGCCCGCGCGGCGGCGTCATCACCCAGGCCGCCGTCCTCAAAGTCACCGCCAACGGCACCACCACCTCCCCCGTCATGCGCGGCACCTGGGTCATGAAACGACTCCTCGGCCAGCCCCCTCAACCCCCACCCGCCAACGTCGGCTCCATCGAACCCGACACCCGTGGCGCCACCACCATCCGTGAACTCCTCGACAAACACCGCAACGTCGCCAGTTGCATGGGCTGCCACAGCAAGATCGATCCGCCCGGATTCGCCCTCGAAAACTTCGACGTCATTGGCGGTTATCGCGACCGCTATCGCTCCCAGGAAAAAGGCGATCAGCCCCCCGGCAAATTCGAAGGCCGCAGCATCTGGCAATACAAACTCGGTCCCGCCGTCGACTCCAGCGGCATCCTTCCCGACGGCCGCACCTTCACCAGCATCCACGACTTCAAAAAACTCCTCCTTACCCAACAAGAACAAATCACCCGCGCCCTCGCCAGCAAACTCCTCACCTACGCCACCGGCGCCGGCATCACCTTCGCCGACCGTCAGCCCG
- a CDS encoding Gfo/Idh/MocA family protein → MSMPTPPPAHSPLSRRRFVTSTAAAAFGFQFVPRHVIGGPGFTPPSEKVNLGCIGVGGQGAGVIADLEKSGLANIVTLCDVDTKHAANTIAKYPNAKLHSDYRKLIESHKDIDAVVICTPDHLHAPASLLAMRAGRHVYVEKPLAHSIGEARKMAEVAKETGLVTQMGNQGHAGEGLRLTREWIQAGAIGKVTEVHVWSDRPGKFWDSQGKAFPTDTPPTPETLDWNLWQGPVKERAYHPEICPRRWRGWWDYGCGALGDMAVHNADPAFYALDLGQPDWVESEHAENNNQSYPAWSIITYHFPARGEQPPVRMVWYDGGKKPANPPGFEAGRELGDNGIYFVGDKGVLLAPGWAGTPRLVPEEKMSELVANMPPKTIARCTVGHRQEWLEAIKANKPENAHSGFHYSAPFTEALLVGLLATRFNKRIEWDSINLKALNEPNADAIIHKVYRDGFGI, encoded by the coding sequence ATGTCCATGCCCACGCCTCCTCCCGCCCACAGCCCTCTCTCCCGCCGCCGCTTCGTCACCAGCACCGCTGCCGCCGCCTTCGGTTTCCAATTCGTCCCCCGTCATGTCATCGGCGGACCCGGCTTCACCCCGCCCAGTGAAAAGGTCAACCTCGGCTGCATCGGCGTCGGCGGACAAGGCGCAGGCGTCATCGCCGACCTCGAAAAATCCGGCCTCGCCAACATCGTCACCCTCTGCGACGTCGACACCAAACACGCCGCCAACACCATCGCCAAATACCCCAACGCCAAACTCCACTCCGACTACCGCAAGCTCATCGAATCCCACAAGGACATCGACGCCGTCGTCATCTGCACCCCCGACCACCTCCACGCCCCCGCCAGCCTCCTCGCCATGCGCGCCGGACGACACGTCTACGTCGAAAAACCGCTCGCCCACTCCATCGGCGAAGCGCGCAAAATGGCCGAAGTCGCCAAAGAAACCGGCCTCGTCACCCAGATGGGCAACCAGGGCCACGCCGGCGAAGGACTGCGCCTCACCCGCGAATGGATCCAGGCCGGTGCCATCGGCAAAGTCACCGAAGTCCACGTGTGGTCCGACCGACCCGGCAAATTCTGGGACAGCCAGGGCAAAGCCTTCCCCACCGACACCCCGCCCACTCCCGAAACCCTCGACTGGAACCTCTGGCAGGGCCCCGTCAAAGAACGCGCCTATCATCCCGAAATCTGCCCCCGTCGCTGGCGCGGCTGGTGGGACTACGGTTGCGGCGCCCTCGGCGACATGGCCGTGCACAACGCCGACCCCGCCTTCTACGCCCTCGACCTCGGCCAGCCCGACTGGGTCGAATCCGAACACGCTGAAAACAACAACCAGTCCTACCCTGCCTGGAGCATCATCACGTATCACTTCCCCGCCCGCGGCGAGCAACCACCCGTCAGGATGGTCTGGTATGACGGCGGCAAAAAACCCGCCAACCCTCCCGGGTTCGAAGCCGGTCGCGAACTCGGCGACAACGGCATCTATTTTGTCGGTGACAAAGGCGTCCTCCTCGCCCCCGGCTGGGCCGGCACCCCACGTCTTGTGCCCGAAGAAAAAATGAGCGAACTCGTCGCCAACATGCCCCCCAAAACCATCGCCCGCTGCACCGTCGGTCATCGTCAGGAATGGCTCGAAGCCATCAAAGCCAACAAACCCGAAAACGCCCACTCCGGCTTCCACTATTCCGCCCCCTTCACCGAAGCCCTGTTGGTCGGCCTCCTCGCCACCCGCTTCAACAAACGCATCGAATGGGACAGCATCAACCTCAAAGCCCTCAACGAACCCAACGCCGACGCCATCATCCACAAAGTCTACCGCGACGGCTTTGGCATTTAA
- a CDS encoding YqjF family protein — translation MKNAECAKRLKFLGVLYTWGMDAVIALPGWDAQLALRERLMTRSHAMTQTWSELLFLHWKYDPEVVQATLPKGLKVDTFDGAAWMGIVPFYMNKVRPRFLPSVPWVSFFLELNVRTYVRDEQGRPGVWFYSLDCNQPLAVWTARTFFHLPYEHARMGALKGEDGTVRYDCRRSGAESASRYEYRIDALSSTAEPGTLEFFLVERYLLFANSPRGIRSGRVHHDPYPVANAGLDVWDAMPLVQAGFSDPGREPDHVCGSRGVDVRIYGLE, via the coding sequence ATGAAGAACGCTGAGTGCGCGAAGCGGTTGAAGTTTTTGGGAGTGTTGTATACTTGGGGAATGGATGCTGTGATTGCTTTGCCGGGGTGGGATGCACAGTTGGCGCTGCGGGAGCGGCTGATGACGCGTTCGCATGCGATGACGCAGACTTGGAGTGAGTTGCTCTTTCTACACTGGAAGTATGATCCCGAAGTGGTGCAGGCGACGTTGCCGAAGGGACTGAAGGTGGACACGTTTGATGGGGCGGCGTGGATGGGGATTGTGCCGTTTTACATGAACAAGGTGCGGCCGCGGTTTTTGCCGAGTGTGCCGTGGGTCAGTTTTTTTCTGGAGCTGAATGTGCGAACGTATGTTCGGGATGAGCAGGGAAGGCCGGGGGTGTGGTTTTATTCGCTGGATTGCAATCAACCATTGGCGGTGTGGACGGCGCGGACGTTTTTTCATCTGCCGTATGAGCATGCGCGGATGGGGGCGCTGAAGGGCGAGGATGGGACGGTGAGGTATGATTGCCGGAGGAGTGGGGCGGAGAGTGCGTCGAGGTATGAGTATCGGATTGATGCGTTGAGTTCGACGGCGGAACCGGGGACGCTGGAGTTCTTTTTGGTGGAGCGGTATTTGCTGTTTGCGAATTCACCGCGTGGGATCCGGAGCGGGCGGGTGCATCATGATCCGTATCCAGTGGCGAATGCGGGATTGGATGTTTGGGATGCGATGCCGTTGGTGCAGGCGGGGTTCAGTGATCCGGGAAGAGAACCGGATCATGTGTGTGGATCGCGGGGGGTGGATGTGCGGATTTATGGGCTGGAATAG
- a CDS encoding CPXCG motif-containing cysteine-rich protein, which produces MIPVTCPTCFEEFEVQAPHITEVPCTYDYDCEICCRPMFINFWEEDDEIIAHAQGLAD; this is translated from the coding sequence ATGATCCCCGTCACCTGCCCCACCTGCTTCGAAGAATTCGAAGTCCAGGCCCCACATATCACCGAAGTCCCCTGCACCTACGACTACGACTGCGAAATCTGTTGCCGCCCCATGTTCATCAACTTCTGGGAAGAAGACGACGAAATCATCGCCCACGCCCAAGGCCTCGCCGATTAA
- a CDS encoding FAD-binding oxidoreductase gives MTPTWLPALTELLGPNQVSVEADTLAIHGTDKWFAANTPKAVVFAESTADVSATLRFATENNIPVTPRGSGVGYVGGCVPLNGGIALSLARMNQILELNPADGLAIVQPGVITGDLQNAAAQLGWFYPPDPASLKECSLGGNLATNAGGPRCLKYGVTRHYVLGLEAVLMDGTILRAGGRCHKNKTGFDLIGLFVGSEGLLGIITEATLRLIPHPPLRAMLSASFDTFAEAAHAVQQILGSGHLPSALEITDRFTLQAARNYIGDTVPTGNAHLLIEIDGQPDAVPLEIAALQTLLQSLNALTISAAIGDLACEAFWKLRREFSYSLRATGLIKLNEDVVVPRGKLVELVTFAENLQAESGFPVACFGHAGDGNIHVNIMVPDMNDPDQRDRAEIALDRLFHHVLSLGGAITGEHGVGLAKKRWFPEAISPGAMDVHQRLKSALDPNNLLNPGKFVTPISE, from the coding sequence ATGACGCCCACCTGGCTCCCCGCCCTCACCGAACTCCTCGGCCCCAACCAAGTCTCCGTCGAAGCTGACACCCTCGCCATCCACGGCACCGACAAATGGTTCGCTGCCAACACCCCCAAGGCCGTCGTCTTCGCTGAGTCCACCGCCGACGTCAGCGCCACCCTGCGTTTCGCCACCGAAAACAACATCCCCGTCACTCCACGTGGCTCCGGTGTCGGTTACGTCGGCGGCTGCGTCCCCCTCAACGGCGGCATCGCGCTCTCCCTCGCGCGCATGAATCAAATCCTCGAACTCAACCCCGCCGACGGACTTGCCATCGTGCAACCCGGCGTCATCACTGGCGACCTCCAAAACGCCGCCGCCCAACTCGGCTGGTTTTACCCGCCCGACCCCGCCTCCCTCAAAGAATGTTCCCTCGGCGGCAACCTCGCCACCAACGCCGGCGGCCCCCGCTGCCTGAAATACGGCGTCACCCGCCACTACGTCCTCGGCCTCGAAGCCGTGCTCATGGACGGCACCATTCTCCGCGCCGGCGGACGCTGCCACAAAAACAAAACCGGCTTCGACCTCATCGGCCTCTTTGTCGGCAGCGAAGGCCTTCTCGGCATCATCACCGAAGCCACCCTGCGTCTCATCCCCCACCCACCGCTGCGCGCCATGCTCTCCGCCAGCTTCGACACCTTTGCCGAAGCCGCCCACGCCGTGCAGCAAATCCTCGGCAGCGGACACCTCCCCTCCGCCCTCGAAATCACCGACCGCTTCACCCTGCAAGCCGCCCGCAACTACATCGGCGACACCGTCCCCACCGGCAACGCCCACCTCCTCATCGAAATCGACGGACAACCCGACGCCGTCCCCCTCGAAATCGCCGCCCTGCAAACCCTCCTCCAATCCCTCAACGCCCTCACCATCTCCGCCGCCATTGGCGATCTCGCCTGCGAAGCGTTTTGGAAACTGCGCCGCGAATTCTCCTACTCCCTGCGCGCCACCGGCCTCATCAAACTCAACGAAGACGTCGTCGTCCCTCGCGGCAAACTCGTCGAACTCGTCACCTTCGCCGAAAATCTTCAGGCCGAAAGCGGCTTCCCCGTCGCCTGCTTCGGCCACGCTGGCGACGGCAACATCCACGTCAACATCATGGTCCCCGACATGAACGATCCCGATCAACGCGACCGCGCCGAAATCGCTCTGGATCGCCTCTTCCACCACGTCCTCTCTCTCGGCGGAGCCATCACTGGCGAACACGGTGTTGGACTCGCCAAAAAACGCTGGTTCCCCGAAGCTATCAGCCCCGGAGCCATGGACGTCCACCAACGCCTCAAATCCGCCCTCGACCCAAACAATCTCCTCAACCCCGGCAAATTCGTGACGCCAATCTCCGAATGA
- a CDS encoding PIN domain-containing protein, whose protein sequence is MPADFFLDTNILLYGYDLDAGPKREKALAIIENAWAKHGCTAISVQVLQEFQVNFIRKGNTRAEANTVVADLSLWPIVDNTLPLFRLGITLQTRWQLSLWDAMILAAAHTSGASQLITEDFNHQQDYGGIRAINPFL, encoded by the coding sequence ATGCCCGCTGATTTCTTTCTCGACACCAACATCCTCCTTTACGGCTACGATCTGGATGCGGGTCCAAAACGAGAAAAGGCCCTTGCGATCATCGAAAACGCCTGGGCCAAACACGGCTGCACCGCCATCAGCGTGCAAGTCCTCCAAGAATTCCAGGTCAACTTTATTCGAAAAGGCAACACCCGTGCCGAAGCCAATACGGTGGTCGCCGATCTGAGCCTCTGGCCTATAGTCGATAACACCCTTCCTCTCTTCCGCCTCGGAATTACCCTTCAGACCCGCTGGCAACTCTCGCTTTGGGACGCGATGATCCTAGCCGCTGCCCACACAAGCGGTGCCAGCCAACTCATCACCGAAGATTTTAATCACCAGCAAGACTACGGCGGCATTCGCGCCATCAATCCCTTCCTCTGA